From the Oleiharenicola lentus genome, one window contains:
- the atpA gene encoding F0F1 ATP synthase subunit alpha codes for MSNVIEQIEQQIAKLSTKAVRKNTGVIRTVADGVAKIEGLSDVMYNEMVSFPGGVIGIALNLEEDEVGCVVLGDVSQLKEGDEVTTTGKLLSVPVGKSLLGRVVDALGRPVDGKGPIDSKEAYPVEKIAPGIIVRKSVSQPLFTGIMAIDSMIPIGRGQRELIIGDRGTGKTTICIDTIINQARINKVGLASGDKNFRPVYSIYVAVGQKQSNVVRTISALEAAGALEYTVIVAATAADNPANQYLAPFSGAAIGEWFMENGMDALIVYDDLSKHAVAYRQISLILKRPSGREAYPGDVFYLHSRLLERAARLDGKGSLTALPVIETQAGDVSAYIPTNVISITDGQIFLETDLFNQGIRPAVSVGLSVSRVGSAAQIKVTKQVGGKLKGELAQFRELAAFAQFGSDLDAKTKATLDRGARIVELFKQPQLNPIAIEVQASVLWALQKNYFDSIEVKHIVGAANSLRDFLTSRKDALLTSIRNEAKLTDPIEAGLKSACDEWKSSFAAK; via the coding sequence ATGAGCAACGTCATCGAACAAATCGAACAACAGATCGCCAAGCTTTCCACCAAGGCGGTCCGCAAGAACACCGGCGTCATCCGCACCGTCGCCGACGGCGTGGCCAAGATCGAGGGCCTCTCCGACGTCATGTATAACGAGATGGTCTCGTTCCCCGGTGGCGTCATCGGCATCGCGCTCAACCTCGAGGAAGACGAGGTCGGCTGCGTCGTCCTTGGCGACGTTTCCCAGCTCAAGGAAGGCGACGAGGTCACCACCACCGGCAAGCTACTCTCCGTGCCGGTTGGCAAGTCCCTGCTCGGCCGCGTCGTGGACGCCCTCGGCCGCCCCGTGGACGGCAAGGGCCCGATCGACAGCAAGGAAGCCTATCCCGTCGAGAAGATCGCCCCCGGCATCATTGTCCGCAAGTCGGTCTCCCAGCCGCTCTTCACCGGCATCATGGCCATCGATTCCATGATCCCGATCGGCCGCGGCCAGCGCGAACTCATCATCGGCGACCGTGGCACCGGCAAGACCACGATCTGCATCGACACGATCATCAACCAGGCCCGCATCAACAAGGTCGGCCTCGCCTCGGGCGACAAGAACTTCCGCCCGGTCTATTCCATCTACGTCGCCGTCGGCCAGAAGCAGTCCAACGTCGTCCGCACCATCTCCGCCCTCGAGGCCGCCGGTGCGCTGGAATACACCGTCATCGTTGCCGCGACCGCCGCCGACAACCCCGCCAACCAATACCTCGCCCCGTTCTCCGGCGCAGCCATCGGCGAATGGTTCATGGAAAACGGCATGGACGCGCTGATCGTCTATGACGATCTCTCCAAGCACGCCGTCGCCTACCGCCAGATTTCGCTGATCCTCAAGCGCCCCTCCGGCCGCGAGGCGTATCCTGGCGACGTGTTCTACCTGCACTCCCGCCTGCTCGAGCGCGCCGCCCGCCTCGACGGCAAGGGCTCGCTCACCGCGCTGCCCGTCATCGAGACGCAGGCCGGCGACGTCTCCGCCTACATCCCGACCAACGTCATCTCGATCACCGACGGCCAGATCTTCCTGGAAACCGATCTCTTCAACCAGGGCATCCGCCCCGCCGTGTCGGTCGGTCTCTCCGTGTCGCGCGTCGGTTCCGCCGCGCAGATCAAGGTGACCAAGCAGGTCGGTGGCAAACTCAAGGGCGAGCTCGCCCAGTTCCGCGAACTCGCGGCCTTCGCCCAGTTCGGCTCCGACCTCGACGCCAAGACCAAGGCCACGCTCGATCGCGGCGCCCGCATCGTCGAGCTCTTCAAGCAGCCGCAGCTGAACCCGATCGCCATCGAGGTCCAGGCCTCCGTGCTCTGGGCCCTCCAGAAGAACTACTTCGACTCCATCGAGGTGAAGCACATCGTCGGCGCCGCAAACTCGCTCCGCGACTTCCTCACCAGCCGCAAGGACGCCCTCCTCACCTCCATCCGCAACGAGGCCAAGCTCACCGACCCGATCGAGGCCGGCCTCAAGTCCGCCTGCGACGAGTGGAAGTCCTCCTTCGCCGCCAAGTGA
- the atpG gene encoding ATP synthase F1 subunit gamma, whose product MASLRDIRRRIKSVKNTRQITKAMELVAASKMKKAQQAALAGRPYAQLMADMLAALAGRVDESLHPFLVKREVKTRGILLVTSDKGLCGPLNANLFKLVLDIKTPAKFVAIGRKGAQFLARAKRDMVAEFSVNDRVPFADVKTAVEFLVQQYLEGTIDTVEVIYPRFRNTLVQEPTVRPLLPLAGVADFVSHLRAEAGDAKPADNRDMLFEPNAQTVLEALLPFYVNRYIYQIILSAKASEHSARMVAMKTAKDNATKLIGDLTLEYNKARQAGITQEILEIAAASFATN is encoded by the coding sequence ATGGCTTCCCTCCGCGACATCCGCCGACGCATCAAGTCGGTCAAGAACACCCGCCAGATCACCAAGGCGATGGAGCTCGTGGCTGCGTCCAAGATGAAGAAGGCGCAGCAGGCCGCCCTTGCCGGCCGGCCCTACGCCCAGCTCATGGCGGACATGCTCGCCGCCCTCGCCGGCCGGGTGGACGAGTCGCTGCACCCGTTCCTGGTGAAACGCGAGGTCAAGACCCGCGGCATCCTCCTCGTCACCTCCGACAAGGGCCTGTGCGGTCCGCTCAACGCCAACCTCTTCAAGCTCGTCCTCGACATCAAGACCCCGGCCAAGTTCGTCGCCATCGGCCGCAAGGGCGCCCAGTTCCTCGCCCGCGCCAAGCGCGACATGGTCGCCGAGTTTTCCGTCAACGACCGCGTGCCGTTCGCCGATGTGAAGACCGCCGTCGAGTTCCTCGTGCAGCAGTATCTCGAGGGCACCATCGACACCGTCGAGGTCATCTACCCCCGCTTCCGGAACACGCTGGTGCAGGAGCCGACCGTCCGCCCGCTCCTCCCGCTCGCCGGCGTGGCCGACTTCGTCAGCCACCTCCGCGCCGAGGCCGGCGACGCCAAGCCCGCCGACAACCGCGACATGCTCTTCGAGCCGAACGCCCAGACCGTGCTCGAGGCCCTGCTGCCCTTCTACGTCAACCGCTACATCTACCAGATCATCCTCAGCGCGAAGGCCTCCGAGCACAGCGCCCGCATGGTCGCGATGAAGACCGCGAAGGACAACGCCACCAAGCTGATCGGCGACCTCACTCTCGAATACAACAAGGCCCGCCAGGCCGGCATCACGCAGGAAATCCTCGAGATCGCCGCCGCGTCGTTCGCCACCAACTAA
- the atpD gene encoding F0F1 ATP synthase subunit beta, whose translation MSNQGKIVQVIGAVVDVQFATNAVPAIYQALTVDFTVAGKKETLTLEVQQHLGEGLVRTIAMSSSEGLVRGMPVVDTGAPISVPVGEGVLGRIFDVTGTPVDGKGPVPHQKRYPIHRPAPALADQDTKSQILETGIKVIDLICPFIKGGKAGAFGGAGVGKTVVILELINNIAKAHGGFSVFAGVGERSREGNDLYHEMSDAGVINQKDISKSKVALVYGQMNEPPGARMRVALSALAMAEYFRDEKNQDVLLFIDNIFRFSQAGSEVSALLGRSPSAVGYQPTLSNEMGILQERITSTKKGSITSVQAVYVPADDLTDPAPANTFAHLDSTIVLERSIAELGIYPAVDPLASVSKALQPDIVGEEHYKVAREVQRVLQRYKDLQDIIAILGLDELSPEDKLTVYRARKIQRLLSQPFAVAEVFTGTPGKYVPVKETVRGFKMLLNGELDHIAETDFYMKGGIDEVIAAAGKK comes from the coding sequence ATGAGCAATCAAGGCAAAATCGTCCAAGTCATCGGCGCCGTCGTTGACGTCCAGTTCGCCACCAACGCCGTCCCGGCCATCTACCAGGCCCTCACCGTCGATTTCACCGTCGCGGGCAAGAAGGAGACGCTGACCCTCGAGGTGCAGCAACACCTCGGCGAAGGCCTCGTGCGCACCATCGCAATGTCCTCCTCCGAAGGCCTCGTGCGCGGCATGCCGGTCGTTGATACCGGCGCTCCCATCTCGGTGCCTGTCGGCGAGGGCGTCCTCGGCCGCATCTTCGACGTCACCGGCACGCCCGTGGACGGCAAGGGCCCGGTCCCCCACCAGAAGCGCTACCCGATCCACCGCCCCGCTCCGGCCCTCGCCGATCAGGACACGAAGTCCCAGATCCTCGAAACGGGCATCAAGGTCATCGACCTCATCTGCCCCTTCATCAAGGGCGGCAAGGCGGGTGCCTTCGGCGGTGCCGGCGTCGGCAAGACCGTTGTCATTCTCGAGCTCATCAACAACATCGCCAAGGCGCACGGCGGTTTCTCCGTCTTCGCCGGCGTCGGTGAGCGTTCCCGTGAGGGCAACGACCTTTACCACGAAATGTCCGACGCGGGCGTCATCAACCAGAAGGACATCTCCAAGTCCAAAGTGGCGCTGGTTTACGGCCAGATGAACGAGCCCCCGGGCGCCCGTATGCGCGTTGCGCTCTCGGCCCTCGCGATGGCCGAGTATTTCCGCGACGAGAAGAACCAGGACGTGCTGCTCTTCATCGACAACATCTTCCGCTTCTCGCAGGCCGGTTCCGAGGTGTCCGCTCTCCTCGGACGCTCGCCCTCCGCGGTGGGTTACCAGCCGACGCTCTCCAACGAGATGGGCATCCTCCAGGAGCGCATCACCTCGACGAAGAAGGGCTCCATCACCTCCGTGCAGGCCGTGTACGTGCCCGCCGACGATCTCACCGACCCGGCCCCGGCGAACACCTTCGCCCACCTGGACTCGACCATCGTGCTCGAGCGCTCCATCGCCGAGCTTGGCATTTATCCCGCCGTCGATCCGCTCGCCTCCGTGTCCAAGGCCCTCCAGCCCGACATCGTCGGCGAGGAGCACTACAAGGTCGCCCGCGAGGTGCAGCGCGTCCTCCAGCGCTACAAGGATCTCCAGGACATCATCGCGATTCTCGGTCTCGACGAGCTCTCCCCCGAGGACAAGCTCACCGTTTACCGCGCCCGCAAGATCCAGCGCCTCCTCTCGCAGCCGTTCGCGGTCGCCGAGGTGTTCACCGGCACGCCCGGCAAATACGTCCCCGTCAAGGAGACCGTCCGCGGCTTCAAGATGCTCCTGAATGGCGAACTCGACCACATCGCCGAGACCGACTTCTACATGAAGGGCGGCATCGACGAGGTCATCGCCGCGGCCGGTAAAAAGTAA
- the atpC gene encoding ATP synthase F1 subunit epsilon → MPLTLEIVTPEAKVYSDTIDSVVIPTVEGEIGVLPGHIPLLTQVEHGELRVTKGTDTQFLAVSGGFAEIEGDTVRVLAEHAITEEKIDESAVEAALKRAEQEIAGAKTLDPKELEHLQGLVRYAGVQLAVKRRNR, encoded by the coding sequence ATGCCCCTAACCCTCGAAATCGTCACTCCGGAAGCCAAGGTGTATTCCGACACCATCGACTCCGTCGTCATCCCGACGGTTGAGGGCGAGATCGGCGTGCTCCCCGGCCACATCCCGTTGCTCACCCAGGTGGAGCACGGTGAATTGCGCGTCACCAAGGGCACGGACACCCAGTTCCTCGCGGTCAGCGGCGGCTTCGCCGAGATCGAGGGCGACACGGTCCGAGTCCTCGCCGAGCATGCCATCACCGAGGAGAAGATCGATGAGTCCGCGGTCGAGGCCGCCCTCAAGCGTGCCGAACAGGAAATCGCCGGCGCCAAGACGCTCGACCCCAAGGAACTCGAACACCTCCAGGGTCTCGTCCGTTACGCAGGCGTCCAGCTCGCCGTCAAACGCCGCAATCGCTGA
- a CDS encoding FeoA family protein — MSASRRHLSPLCQLAPGATARVCELTGDEGFCQRVREMGFGEAALVTKISGNTTSLCVVNGTRLALNHHAAMSILVEPLPANAR, encoded by the coding sequence ATGTCCGCCTCACGTCGCCATCTTTCTCCTCTTTGTCAGCTCGCCCCCGGTGCCACGGCCCGGGTCTGCGAACTGACGGGCGATGAGGGGTTCTGTCAGCGCGTCCGCGAGATGGGTTTCGGCGAAGCCGCGCTGGTCACGAAGATTTCCGGCAACACCACCAGCCTCTGCGTCGTCAACGGCACTCGCCTCGCCCTCAATCACCACGCGGCGATGAGCATTTTGGTCGAGCCTCTGCCCGCCAACGCCCGCTGA
- the feoB gene encoding ferrous iron transport protein B codes for MKLPSHITPPPPRRHAPDRTPVYAIVGNPNCGKTTLFNALTGLRQKVGNYPGVTVEKKIGTTWSQHGRPIQIIDLPGAYSLAARSPDEAVMRDVLFGRREDTPQPDRIICVVDAANLERNLYLVHQILDLGRPVIIALNMMDMAAGAGLKVDPAELEGELGIPVIACEAVHGRGLVELKLAMSRVELPLARHRWDVPAPVAPAVAELQASLADSDGRPPLVARAEALLLLTDFDTVRVAGSRPLSQRTHDILAQWRKRWEGEGADWPAALIRTRYDAIAQLCRNVITRPGSSKPSLSDRIDSVLCHSFGGWIVFGLIMGALFYSIFSLAEPPMDFIDGHVASLADWVKGAMAPGDLRDLLTDGVIAGVGGVVIFLPQILILFFFVGLLENTGYMARAAFIMDRPMSKVGLNGRSFIPLLSGYACAIPGIMATRSIENAKDRMVTILVTPLMSCSARLPVYLLMIAMVLPGEAVPPAQKAGLMLLMYALGTLGAFAFAWLFKRTLFKGGSPHMILELPAYQPPRFGQILRHMSERGWLFLKNAGTIILALSIVLWALTTYPKHPNPAATPTEQIAHSFAGRAGHALEPVIKPLGFDWRIGIGLITSFAAREVFVSSMGVIFGVESDDEDTAPLREALHAAQWPGGAPLFTPLVCLTLMVFYVFAMQCMATLAVVKRETNSWRWPLFQTFYLTGTAWLVCLILYQTGHALGY; via the coding sequence GTGAAGCTGCCGTCGCACATCACGCCGCCCCCGCCGCGGCGCCATGCCCCGGACCGCACACCGGTCTATGCCATCGTTGGCAATCCGAACTGCGGCAAGACCACGCTCTTCAACGCCCTCACCGGCCTGCGCCAGAAAGTGGGCAACTACCCCGGCGTCACCGTGGAAAAGAAGATCGGCACGACGTGGTCGCAGCATGGCCGCCCCATCCAAATCATAGACCTGCCCGGCGCCTACTCGCTTGCCGCCCGTTCGCCCGACGAGGCCGTGATGCGCGACGTGCTTTTCGGCCGCCGTGAGGACACGCCGCAGCCCGACCGTATTATCTGCGTGGTCGATGCCGCCAACCTCGAGCGCAACCTCTACCTCGTCCACCAGATCCTCGACCTCGGCCGCCCCGTCATCATCGCGCTCAACATGATGGACATGGCAGCCGGCGCCGGCCTCAAGGTGGACCCCGCCGAACTCGAGGGCGAACTCGGCATCCCGGTCATTGCCTGTGAAGCCGTGCACGGCCGGGGTCTCGTCGAACTCAAGCTCGCGATGAGCCGCGTCGAACTCCCGCTTGCGCGCCACCGTTGGGATGTGCCCGCGCCCGTCGCGCCCGCCGTGGCCGAGCTGCAGGCTTCGCTGGCCGATAGCGACGGCCGTCCGCCGCTCGTCGCGCGCGCCGAGGCGCTCCTGCTGCTCACGGATTTCGACACCGTGCGGGTCGCCGGCTCCAGGCCGCTCAGCCAACGCACCCACGACATCCTCGCCCAATGGCGCAAACGCTGGGAAGGCGAGGGCGCCGACTGGCCCGCCGCGCTGATTCGCACGCGTTACGACGCCATCGCCCAGCTCTGCCGCAACGTCATCACCCGGCCCGGCTCGTCGAAGCCCTCGCTCTCCGACCGCATCGACTCTGTGCTTTGCCATTCGTTTGGCGGCTGGATCGTGTTCGGTCTCATCATGGGGGCACTGTTCTACTCCATCTTCTCGCTGGCCGAGCCACCGATGGACTTCATCGACGGCCACGTCGCCTCGCTGGCCGACTGGGTGAAGGGCGCGATGGCTCCCGGCGACCTGCGCGACCTGCTGACCGACGGAGTCATCGCCGGCGTGGGCGGCGTGGTGATCTTCCTGCCGCAGATCCTGATCCTGTTCTTCTTCGTCGGTCTGCTGGAAAACACCGGCTACATGGCACGCGCGGCCTTCATCATGGATCGTCCCATGAGCAAGGTCGGGCTCAACGGCCGCTCCTTCATCCCGCTGCTCAGCGGCTACGCCTGCGCGATTCCCGGCATCATGGCCACGCGCAGCATCGAAAACGCGAAGGACCGCATGGTCACGATTCTCGTCACGCCGCTCATGAGCTGCTCCGCGCGCCTGCCGGTTTACCTGCTCATGATCGCCATGGTGCTGCCTGGTGAGGCGGTGCCCCCCGCGCAAAAGGCCGGCCTGATGCTGCTCATGTATGCGCTCGGCACGCTGGGGGCTTTCGCCTTTGCGTGGCTTTTCAAACGCACCCTCTTCAAGGGCGGCTCACCTCACATGATCCTCGAGCTGCCAGCCTACCAGCCGCCGCGCTTCGGCCAGATTCTCCGCCACATGTCCGAACGTGGCTGGCTCTTCCTCAAGAACGCCGGCACCATCATCCTTGCGCTTTCCATCGTGCTCTGGGCGCTCACCACCTACCCGAAGCACCCGAATCCTGCGGCGACCCCCACCGAGCAGATCGCCCACAGCTTCGCCGGTCGGGCCGGTCATGCACTCGAGCCCGTGATCAAGCCACTCGGCTTCGACTGGCGCATCGGCATCGGCCTCATCACCTCCTTCGCCGCCCGCGAAGTTTTTGTCAGCTCAATGGGCGTCATCTTCGGCGTCGAGAGCGACGACGAGGACACCGCGCCGCTGCGCGAAGCCTTGCACGCCGCGCAATGGCCCGGCGGCGCGCCGCTTTTCACCCCGCTCGTGTGTCTCACGCTGATGGTTTTCTACGTGTTCGCCATGCAGTGCATGGCCACGCTCGCCGTCGTGAAACGCGAGACCAACTCCTGGCGCTGGCCGCTCTTCCAGACCTTCTATCTCACCGGCACCGCCTGGCTCGTCTGCCTGATCCTCTACCAAACCGGCCACGCGCTGGGCTACTGA
- a CDS encoding zinc-binding dehydrogenase: MQAAVLSAVKQPIVLQTLPDPAAGAGQAVVRLRAAALNHRDLWIKLGQYANIRLPLVPGSDGSGVVESVGTPADVAWIGREVIINPAINWGDDPRAQGPKFHFVGLPENGTFAEKLAVPVANLASKPAHLTWEQAAALPLAGMTAWRALFTRAQLRAGERVLITGIGGGAALFALQFAVAAGAQVWVTSSSAEKIARACALGAAGGEDYRAEGWGATLQAAAGGLFDVIVDSAGGDGFAQLIELTKPGGRIVFFGATRGNPSGLDLRRCFFRQINLLGTTMGSPADFAGMTAFVSQHRIVPVVDCVFPLAQTEEAFRHMEASAQFGKIVLAIA, translated from the coding sequence ATGCAAGCCGCCGTCTTGTCAGCAGTTAAGCAACCCATCGTCCTGCAAACCCTGCCCGATCCCGCGGCTGGCGCCGGCCAGGCCGTCGTTCGCCTCCGGGCCGCCGCGCTCAACCACCGCGACCTGTGGATCAAGCTCGGCCAATACGCCAACATCCGCCTCCCGCTCGTTCCGGGTTCGGACGGCTCCGGCGTGGTGGAATCCGTCGGCACACCCGCGGACGTAGCGTGGATCGGGCGCGAAGTCATCATCAACCCGGCGATCAACTGGGGTGACGACCCGCGGGCGCAGGGTCCGAAGTTCCATTTCGTCGGCCTGCCCGAAAACGGCACCTTCGCCGAGAAACTCGCCGTGCCGGTCGCGAATCTCGCGTCCAAGCCCGCACACCTGACTTGGGAGCAAGCCGCAGCGTTGCCGTTGGCGGGCATGACGGCCTGGCGCGCGCTCTTTACCCGGGCGCAGCTCAGGGCCGGCGAGCGCGTGCTCATCACTGGCATCGGCGGCGGAGCGGCGCTGTTCGCGCTGCAATTCGCCGTGGCGGCGGGCGCTCAGGTGTGGGTCACGTCGAGTTCGGCCGAAAAAATCGCGCGGGCTTGCGCGCTCGGCGCGGCGGGTGGGGAGGATTACCGAGCCGAGGGGTGGGGCGCAACGCTGCAGGCCGCCGCGGGTGGCCTGTTCGACGTCATCGTGGACAGCGCGGGCGGCGACGGCTTCGCGCAGCTCATCGAGCTCACGAAGCCGGGCGGGCGCATCGTCTTCTTCGGCGCGACCCGCGGCAATCCCTCCGGCCTCGACCTGCGCCGGTGCTTCTTCCGCCAGATCAACCTGCTCGGCACGACGATGGGGTCGCCGGCCGACTTCGCGGGCATGACGGCCTTTGTCTCGCAGCACCGGATCGTGCCGGTCGTGGACTGCGTGTTCCCGCTCGCGCAGACCGAGGAGGCTTTCCGCCACATGGAGGCCTCCGCCCAGTTCGGGAAGATCGTGCTGGCTATCGCGTGA
- a CDS encoding DUF1232 domain-containing protein: MNISLSSPLSRYLADMSRPGHEATTSQHLERGAECVQAEDLAALPRLRTAVEAKLAGIADSPRLRERVGLLLRYLEESPIDPTNVCQREAAFAVFYFLKGYDLIPDSLPDVGLLDDALLVETALRRNAHDLHAHWSARGRSWSESF; encoded by the coding sequence ATGAATATCTCCCTCTCCTCCCCCCTTTCCCGCTACCTCGCCGACATGTCGAGGCCCGGCCATGAAGCCACCACGAGCCAGCATCTCGAACGCGGCGCCGAGTGCGTGCAGGCGGAGGATCTGGCCGCGTTGCCGCGCCTGCGCACGGCGGTGGAAGCGAAGCTGGCGGGCATTGCCGATTCCCCCCGGCTCCGGGAGCGGGTGGGGCTGTTGCTGCGCTACCTCGAGGAATCGCCGATCGACCCGACGAATGTCTGCCAGCGCGAGGCGGCGTTTGCGGTGTTCTACTTCCTGAAGGGCTACGACCTCATTCCGGATTCGCTGCCCGACGTGGGCCTGCTCGACGACGCCCTGCTGGTCGAGACGGCGCTCCGGCGCAACGCGCATGACCTGCACGCCCATTGGTCGGCCCGGGGCCGGTCGTGGTCGGAATCCTTCTGA
- a CDS encoding TerC family protein: MEYIPLFPFAEYWWFYGLFTLFVLGMLALDLGVFHRDAHEVRFKEALGWSVFWISLALLFGYGLYQYALWKFPQDPRLVGLDHVALAKQTGLEYLTGFVVEKSLSVDNIFVFVVVFTYFAVPAKYQHRVLFYGILGALFFRVIFISLGAALMQFHWVIWLFGGFLILTGLKILFAPEKPIDPEKNPVIRLLRKLIPVTPHLHGQNFLVKLNGAWHATPLLVCLVFVEVTDIVFAVDSVPAIFALTKEPMIVFTSNVFAILGLRALFFLLAGVMHKFRFLKYGLGLILVFVGLKMVWLNDAFGGKFPISWSLGIIGGLLAASIALSLLIPAKAAPAGRPSGA, from the coding sequence ATGGAATACATCCCGCTTTTCCCCTTCGCCGAGTATTGGTGGTTCTACGGCCTGTTCACGCTGTTCGTGCTCGGCATGTTGGCCCTGGACCTGGGCGTTTTTCACCGCGACGCCCATGAGGTGCGCTTCAAGGAGGCGCTCGGCTGGAGCGTGTTCTGGATCAGCCTGGCGCTGCTCTTCGGCTACGGGCTTTATCAGTATGCCCTGTGGAAATTCCCGCAGGATCCCCGGTTGGTCGGACTCGACCACGTGGCCCTGGCGAAACAGACCGGGCTCGAGTATCTCACCGGCTTCGTCGTCGAGAAGTCACTGTCGGTGGACAACATCTTCGTCTTCGTGGTGGTCTTTACCTATTTTGCCGTCCCGGCCAAGTACCAGCACCGGGTGCTGTTCTACGGGATTCTCGGGGCGCTGTTTTTCCGGGTCATTTTCATCAGCCTCGGGGCGGCGCTCATGCAGTTTCACTGGGTGATCTGGCTGTTTGGCGGCTTTCTCATCCTGACCGGCCTGAAGATCCTGTTTGCCCCGGAGAAACCGATCGATCCGGAAAAGAACCCGGTCATCCGCCTCCTGCGCAAACTGATCCCGGTCACTCCGCACCTGCACGGGCAGAACTTCCTGGTTAAGCTCAACGGCGCCTGGCACGCCACGCCGCTCCTGGTCTGCCTGGTGTTTGTCGAGGTGACCGACATCGTCTTCGCGGTCGACAGTGTGCCCGCCATCTTCGCGCTCACCAAGGAGCCGATGATCGTCTTCACCTCCAACGTCTTTGCCATCCTGGGTCTGCGCGCCCTGTTCTTCCTGCTCGCGGGTGTGATGCACAAGTTCCGCTTCCTCAAATACGGCCTCGGGTTGATCCTGGTCTTTGTCGGCCTGAAGATGGTGTGGCTCAATGACGCCTTCGGCGGCAAGTTTCCCATCAGCTGGTCGCTCGGCATCATCGGCGGGCTGCTGGCCGCCTCGATCGCGCTGTCCTTGCTGATTCCCGCCAAGGCCGCCCCCGCGGGCCGACCCTCAGGCGCCTAG
- a CDS encoding exopolysaccharide biosynthesis protein, producing MKIRLRSGSAVKPRKLSVELAELRDRSGERALTLREVIYLLGGRAYTLLVLLLALPFITPIPLPGLSTPFGLAIALIALRLSLGQRPWLSKNLQRKELPPGFIKKVFAFAEKVLRFFEKFLRPRLTFLTDTPLLAQLHAVLMLLAALALLLPLPIPFTNSFPSWVILLVAAGLLERDGLFILSAYVVFAAGVLYFVFLGEAASQLVQALWRWLGA from the coding sequence ATGAAAATCCGCCTCCGCTCCGGGTCGGCGGTGAAACCGCGCAAGCTTTCAGTGGAGCTCGCCGAGTTGCGCGACCGCTCCGGTGAGCGCGCGCTCACGCTGCGCGAGGTCATCTACCTGCTCGGCGGGCGCGCCTACACGTTGTTGGTGCTGCTGCTGGCCCTGCCGTTCATCACGCCGATTCCGTTGCCGGGATTGTCCACGCCCTTCGGCCTGGCCATCGCGCTGATCGCGCTGCGGCTCTCGCTCGGGCAGCGGCCGTGGCTTTCCAAAAACCTCCAGCGCAAGGAACTCCCGCCCGGTTTCATCAAGAAGGTCTTCGCCTTCGCCGAGAAGGTCCTGCGGTTCTTCGAGAAATTCCTGCGGCCCCGGCTGACCTTTCTCACCGACACGCCGCTCCTCGCCCAGCTCCATGCGGTGCTGATGCTGCTGGCCGCGCTGGCCCTGCTGCTGCCTTTGCCCATCCCTTTCACCAACAGTTTTCCGTCCTGGGTCATTCTGCTCGTTGCGGCCGGACTGCTGGAGCGCGACGGACTGTTCATCCTTTCGGCCTACGTGGTCTTCGCCGCCGGCGTGCTGTATTTCGTCTTTCTCGGCGAGGCGGCGTCACAGTTGGTGCAGGCGCTGTGGCGTTGGCTAGGCGCCTGA
- a CDS encoding 7-carboxy-7-deazaguanine synthase QueE yields the protein MLISEIFYSLQGEGQLAGVPSVFVRTSGCNLRCNWCDTPYASWNPEGTPMEVEAILAEVKKHPTKHVVLTGGEPMVAPGIHELAFQLQERNYHITIETAATVRPRGIACDLASLSPKLAHSAPDTRLDDTWRRKHAELRWQPAVVADWMGSARDYQLKFVVSSEADVTELEDMLRETDCLIPPSKVLLMPEGVTVEALRAKAGWLGELCKARGYRYAPRLHIELYGNKRGT from the coding sequence ATGCTGATTTCTGAAATATTCTATTCCCTCCAGGGCGAAGGCCAGCTGGCCGGCGTGCCGTCGGTATTTGTGCGCACGAGCGGCTGCAACCTGCGCTGCAACTGGTGCGACACGCCCTACGCGTCGTGGAATCCGGAGGGCACGCCGATGGAGGTGGAAGCCATTTTGGCCGAGGTGAAGAAGCACCCCACGAAACATGTTGTCCTCACCGGTGGCGAACCGATGGTCGCGCCGGGCATCCACGAGCTGGCGTTCCAGCTGCAGGAACGAAACTACCATATCACGATCGAGACGGCGGCCACGGTGCGCCCGCGGGGCATCGCCTGTGACCTCGCCTCGCTCAGCCCCAAGCTGGCGCACTCCGCCCCCGACACCCGCCTCGACGACACCTGGCGGCGGAAGCACGCCGAGCTCCGCTGGCAACCGGCGGTCGTGGCGGACTGGATGGGTTCGGCGCGGGACTACCAGCTGAAGTTTGTCGTCAGCTCCGAGGCTGACGTGACGGAGTTGGAGGACATGTTGCGCGAGACCGATTGTCTGATTCCGCCCAGCAAGGTGTTGCTCATGCCCGAGGGCGTGACCGTCGAGGCGTTGCGGGCCAAAGCCGGCTGGCTGGGCGAACTCTGCAAGGCGCGCGGCTACCGCTATGCGCCCCGCCTGCACATCGAGCTCTACGGTAACAAACGGGGCACATGA